The DNA segment AGCTAAAGGAGAAGATTCTACCTGTTTTGTGGTTACTTCAGGTGAAGAGCTTATTCCTGATGATAATCTTATCCATCAGATTATTGTTGATATAGACGGGGTAGAAAGTTCTGCTATCCAGTATGCCAATGGGCAAAATATAGTCACAGACCATCCGGATGAATCCTATGATATTTCAGACCCAAGATACTCCACACCGGCAAGGATAGATTCTGAGGCAGAGGTTGGGGTGTATTTGAATGGCTTTGTAGATGGGGTGGCACATCTGTTAGGACGGTTTAAAGAACCTGTCTGGTTTATAGATAGAGATTTTGAGCCTTTACCGACAGAAATAAAGGAGAAAGGGAGAAAGAAGGAAATGGAGAAAAATATTAAAAGAATTCTCTCCTTTTCTCCCTATTCTCCATCTCTCCTTACTAAAAATGAAAGGCTAAAGCCTGAACTCCAGAAGGGGGTATAGGGTCACATCTTGA comes from the bacterium genome and includes:
- a CDS encoding Ig-like domain-containing protein, which codes for NIVINFSKPMDITSVENAFSIYPDIQGEFSWSNNNRTLTFTPSQDFDAENYTVTILGTAEDSDGNTLDGDEDGQEDGSPEDDYRLTFEVEEKFIVYVYPAWENFTEPYESHTHYITIKNNTNESKTAEITISLIKASNCLSITEYPASTLDIPAKGEDSTCFVVTSGEELIPDDNLIHQIIVDIDGVESSAIQYANGQNIVTDHPDESYDISDPRYSTPARIDSEAEVGVYLNGFVDGVAHLLGRFKEPVWFIDRDFEPLPTEIKEKGRKKEMEKNIKRILSFSPYSPSLLTKNERLKPELQKGV